Proteins encoded by one window of Salvia splendens isolate huo1 chromosome 14, SspV2, whole genome shotgun sequence:
- the LOC121765931 gene encoding O-fucosyltransferase 20-like translates to MAVPKIINKSHISVQSQIINSLSDASLDFLLQPNKKKQIHRSKLRAFLRSSRFFISLAFLLGFLWMLKILSNFDPSAPFSQLPCSVSQETEAVIENGGADSDLDFAAKIGEKGEESEFWKQPDGMGYWPCLDFSGGYRRESGEIVKDRANYLMVVVAGGMNQQRNQIIDAVVIARILGAALVVPILQKNVIWADESEFSDIFDLDHFKSVLANDVRIVSSLPSTHVMTRPVEEKRTPLHASPQWIRSHYHKKLRREGVLLLRGLDSRLSKDLPSDLQKLRCKVTFDALRFVPRIIELGTKLTERMRSKGPYLALHLRMEKDVWVRTGCLPGLTRDYDEMINNERKARPELLTSRSNMTYHDRKLAGLCPLNALEVARLLKALGAPTSTRIYWAGGVPLGGKEALLPLTSEFPHFFNKEDLALPGELEPIANKPSLLAAVDDIVSENSDVFMPSHGGNMGHAIQGHRAYAGHKKTIIPNKRQMIPHFLNSSIPESEFNRLILELQQDSMGQPVLRTSKAGRDVTKYPIPECMCNGTTAHSAV, encoded by the exons ATGGCGGTGCCGAAGATCATCAACAAGAGCCACATTTCCGTCCAATCACAGATCATCAACTCCCTCTCCGACGCATCGCTCGATTTTCTGCTTCAGCCTAACAAAAAGAAGCAAATTCATCGTTCAAAGCTGAGGGCTTTCCTCAGGAGCTCGAGGTTCTTCATTTCCCTCGCCTTTTTGCTGGGATTTCTCTGGATGTTGAAGATTCTATCCAACTTCGACCCCTCCGCGCCCTTCTCCCAGCTCCCTTGCTCCGTATCTCAGGAGACTGAGGCAGTAATCGAAAATGGGGGTGCGGATTCTGACCTAGATTTTGCCGCCAAAATTGGGGAAAAGGGTGAGGAGAGTGAGTTCTGGAAGCAGCCTGATGGGATGGGGTATTGGCCTTGTTTGGATTTCAGCGGCGGATATCGAAGAGAGAGCGGCGAGATTGTGAAGGATAGGGCCAACTATTTGATGGTGGTGGTTGCTGGAGGCATGAATCAGCAGAGGAATCAGATTATCGATGCTGTTGTGATTGCAAGGATTCTTGGGGCTGCTTTGGTTGTTCCGATTTTGCAGAAGAATGTTATCTGGGCTGATGAAAG TGAATTCAGTGATATATTTGATTTGGATCATTTCAAGAGTGTTTTGGCGAATGATGTGAGAATAGTTTCATCTCTGCCGTCGACACATGTGATGACGAGGCCGGTGGAGGAGAAGAGGACTCCCCTTCACGCATCGCCTCAGTGGATTCGCTCTCACTATCATAAAAAG CTTAGGAGGGAGGGTGTGTTGCTGCTTCGTGGCCTGGATTCGAGGCTCTCTAAGGATCTCCCTTCCGATCTCCAGAAGCTTCGTTGCAAG GTGACTTTTGATGCTCTACGATTCGTCCCACGTATCATTGAGCTTGGTACCAAGCTCACAGAGAGAATGAGAAGCAAAGGACCTTACCTTGCTCTCCATTTGAGAATGGAGAAGGATGTATGGGTGAGGACTGGCTGCCTCCCTGGTCTAACTCGTGACTATGATGAGATGATAAACAATGAACGGAAAGCACGCCCCGAGCTCTTGACTTCAAGATCAAACATGACCTATCATGACAGGAAACTCGCAGGCCTCTGCCCGTTGAACGCGTTGGAAGTCGCTAG GTTACTTAAAGCTTTGGGAGCTCCAACGAGCACGAGAATCTACTGGGCAGGAGGCGTTCCGTTGGGTGGAAAAGAAGCCCTGCTGCCACTCACCTCAGAGTTTCCCCATTTCTTCAACAAGGAAGACCTTGCATTGCCAGGTGAACTCGAGCCAATAGCTAACAAGCCCTCCCTTCTGGCTgctgttgacgacatagtctcTGAGAATAGTGATGTGTTCATGCCATCGCATGGTGGAAATATGGGGCATGCTATTCAAGGGCACAGAGCCTATGCAGGCCACAAGAAGACTATAATCCCTAACAAGAGACAGATGATACCACACTTCTTGAACTCTTCCATTCCCGAATCCGAGTTCAACAGACTGATTCTTGAGTTGCAGCAGGATTCCATGGGACAGCCGGTGCTCAGGACCAGCAAAGCAGGGAGAGATGTCACTAAGTACCCTATCCCCGAGTGCATGTGCAATGGCACGACAGCGCATTCCGCTGTCTAA
- the LOC121765870 gene encoding S-adenosyl-L-methionine-dependent uroporphyrinogen III methyltransferase, chloroplastic-like isoform X2, with amino-acid sequence MALSSRLPSSTPIYQSRNPNPSPQIKAFTLNCSSDSPKASPFTEKHSIERYQRDSWVYKTQLPQPSCSCQLPSDQDFVRDYDIAMQLPELKKLVEVLREKRRDENGGETKGAGNVFLVGTGPGDPELLTIKALRVIESADLLLYDRLVSNDVLNLVGPNANLLYVGKTAGYHSRTQEEIHELLLSFAEAGANVVRLKGGDPLVFGRGGEEMDFLQQQGIEVKVIPGITAASGIAAELGIPLTHRGVATSVRFLTGHSRKGGTDPLFVAVNAADPDSTLVVYMGLSTLPSLASKLMLHGLPDNTPAAAIERGTTPQQRIVFAELKDLADEIATNQLVSPSLIIIGKVVALSPLWPHAMLETSSLVESR; translated from the exons ATGGCCCTATCAAGCAGACTCCCATCTTCCACACCAATTTACCAATCAAGAAACCCCAACCCTTCCCCTCAAATAAAGGCTTTCACCCTCAATTGCTCGTCCGATTCGCCAAAGGCGTCACCTTTCACTGAGAAGCACTCAATCGAGAGGTACCAGCGGGACAGCTGGGTGTACAAGACCCAGCTGCCGCAGCCCTCGTGCTCCTGCCAGCTCCCCTCCGATCAAGACTTCGTTAGGGATTATGACATAGCTATGCAGCTCCCGGAGCTCAAGAAGCTGGTTGAGGTTTTGAGGGAGAAGAGGAGAGATGAAAATGGGGGTGAGACGAAGGGGGCTGGCAATGTGTTCTTGGTGGGGACAGGGCCTGGTGATCCTGAGCTTTTGACGATTAAGGCGTTGAGAGTGATCGAGAGCGCTGATTTGCTGTTGTATGATCGATTGGTGTCTaatgatgttttgaatttgGTTGGGCCTAATGCGAATCTTCTGTATGTTGGGAAGACTGCTGGCTACCATAGCAGAACTCAG GAGGAGATTCATGAATTGCTCTTAAGTTTTGCTGAAGCTGGAGCAAATGTTGTAAGGCTTAAAGGTGGAGATCCTTTG GTATTTGGAAGGGGTGGAGAGGAGATGGACTTTCTACAACAACAAGGGATTGAAGTGAAAGTCATTCCAG GCATAACAGCTGCTTCTGGAATAGCTGCTGAATTAGGAATTCCATTGACACACCGTGGTGTTGCAACTAGTGTCCGATTTCTAACAGGACACTCAAGAAAGGGAGGAACGGATCCTCTGTTTGTCGCAGTGAATGCTGCTGATCCGGATTCCACACTGGTTGTCTATATGGGCTTGTCGACTCTCCCTTCCCTTGCCTCCAAACTAATGCTTCATGGTTTGCCAGACAACACACCTGCTGCAGCAATCGAGCGAGGAACTACTCCTCAACAGCGCATA GTGTTTGCTGAACTGAAGGACCTTGCTGATGAAATAGCAACGAACCAGCTAGTTTCACCTTCTTTAATCATCATCGGGAAAGTTGTTGCTCTTTCGCCATTATGGCCGCATGCCATGCTAGAAACTTCCTCTCTGGTCGAATCTAGATGA
- the LOC121765870 gene encoding S-adenosyl-L-methionine-dependent uroporphyrinogen III methyltransferase, chloroplastic-like isoform X1, with product MALSSRLPSSTPIYQSRNPNPSPQIKAFTLNCSSDSPKASPFTEKHSIERYQRDSWVYKTQLPQPSCSCQLPSDQDFVRDYDIAMQLPELKKLVEVLREKRRDENGGETKGAGNVFLVGTGPGDPELLTIKALRVIESADLLLYDRLVSNDVLNLVGPNANLLYVGKTAGYHSRTQQEEIHELLLSFAEAGANVVRLKGGDPLVFGRGGEEMDFLQQQGIEVKVIPGITAASGIAAELGIPLTHRGVATSVRFLTGHSRKGGTDPLFVAVNAADPDSTLVVYMGLSTLPSLASKLMLHGLPDNTPAAAIERGTTPQQRIVFAELKDLADEIATNQLVSPSLIIIGKVVALSPLWPHAMLETSSLVESR from the exons ATGGCCCTATCAAGCAGACTCCCATCTTCCACACCAATTTACCAATCAAGAAACCCCAACCCTTCCCCTCAAATAAAGGCTTTCACCCTCAATTGCTCGTCCGATTCGCCAAAGGCGTCACCTTTCACTGAGAAGCACTCAATCGAGAGGTACCAGCGGGACAGCTGGGTGTACAAGACCCAGCTGCCGCAGCCCTCGTGCTCCTGCCAGCTCCCCTCCGATCAAGACTTCGTTAGGGATTATGACATAGCTATGCAGCTCCCGGAGCTCAAGAAGCTGGTTGAGGTTTTGAGGGAGAAGAGGAGAGATGAAAATGGGGGTGAGACGAAGGGGGCTGGCAATGTGTTCTTGGTGGGGACAGGGCCTGGTGATCCTGAGCTTTTGACGATTAAGGCGTTGAGAGTGATCGAGAGCGCTGATTTGCTGTTGTATGATCGATTGGTGTCTaatgatgttttgaatttgGTTGGGCCTAATGCGAATCTTCTGTATGTTGGGAAGACTGCTGGCTACCATAGCAGAACTCAG CAGGAGGAGATTCATGAATTGCTCTTAAGTTTTGCTGAAGCTGGAGCAAATGTTGTAAGGCTTAAAGGTGGAGATCCTTTG GTATTTGGAAGGGGTGGAGAGGAGATGGACTTTCTACAACAACAAGGGATTGAAGTGAAAGTCATTCCAG GCATAACAGCTGCTTCTGGAATAGCTGCTGAATTAGGAATTCCATTGACACACCGTGGTGTTGCAACTAGTGTCCGATTTCTAACAGGACACTCAAGAAAGGGAGGAACGGATCCTCTGTTTGTCGCAGTGAATGCTGCTGATCCGGATTCCACACTGGTTGTCTATATGGGCTTGTCGACTCTCCCTTCCCTTGCCTCCAAACTAATGCTTCATGGTTTGCCAGACAACACACCTGCTGCAGCAATCGAGCGAGGAACTACTCCTCAACAGCGCATA GTGTTTGCTGAACTGAAGGACCTTGCTGATGAAATAGCAACGAACCAGCTAGTTTCACCTTCTTTAATCATCATCGGGAAAGTTGTTGCTCTTTCGCCATTATGGCCGCATGCCATGCTAGAAACTTCCTCTCTGGTCGAATCTAGATGA